One region of Faecalibacter bovis genomic DNA includes:
- a CDS encoding pirin family protein, translated as MKTRNIEKIMHPGTFNWVGDAFYTTSFIVGEIARRRMDPFFALGYNADIEFEAEEIPRGVGAHPHKGFETVTLAYKGKIAHKDSRGNHGVIGEGDVQWMTAGAGIIHQEYHEEEWSKQGGLFQMVQIWMNLPAKDRETTPHYQDLLYKEMTKVVLEDEVSYINVIAGDYKGNKGKATTYSPINMYNAYLKKGVKADFQFPNHYNTAILIIEGSVKVNRNEILDKDTFAMFENENGDTFILEALTDDALVLVLSGEPLNEPIAHYGPFVMNTQEQLVKAFDEFKAGKFGTL; from the coding sequence ATGAAAACAAGAAATATTGAAAAAATAATGCATCCAGGAACTTTTAATTGGGTAGGAGACGCATTTTATACAACCTCTTTTATTGTAGGAGAAATAGCAAGAAGAAGAATGGATCCTTTTTTTGCCTTAGGTTATAATGCTGATATCGAATTTGAAGCTGAAGAAATTCCGAGAGGAGTAGGAGCTCATCCTCATAAAGGTTTTGAAACAGTTACTTTAGCTTATAAAGGAAAAATTGCGCACAAAGATAGTCGTGGAAATCACGGTGTAATTGGCGAAGGCGATGTGCAATGGATGACTGCCGGAGCTGGAATTATACATCAAGAATACCACGAAGAAGAATGGTCGAAACAAGGCGGTTTGTTTCAAATGGTTCAGATTTGGATGAATTTACCAGCAAAAGATCGCGAAACAACACCTCATTATCAAGATTTATTGTATAAAGAAATGACTAAAGTTGTATTGGAGGATGAGGTTAGTTACATTAACGTAATTGCCGGAGATTATAAAGGAAACAAAGGAAAAGCTACAACTTATTCGCCTATAAATATGTATAACGCATATTTGAAAAAAGGCGTTAAAGCTGATTTTCAATTTCCGAATCATTACAATACTGCAATCTTAATTATAGAAGGAAGTGTTAAAGTAAATAGGAATGAAATTTTGGATAAAGATACTTTTGCGATGTTTGAAAATGAAAACGGGGATACGTTTATTTTAGAAGCTTTAACTGATGATGCATTGGTTTTAGTTTTAAGTGGTGAACCTTTAAATGAACCGATTGCGCATTACGGTCCTTTTGTAATGAATACACAAGAACAATTAGTAAAAGCCTTTGATGAATTTAAAGCTGGTAAATTTGGAACATTATAA
- a CDS encoding OsmC family protein: MQVKLQRVNQASHYEATAPSSEVKVHIDGPASIGGEGKGSSPMEMVLMALGGCSVFDLGEILKKQRQEIEDIQVDVVGNRREEAPRIYTDIHITFTLKGNIDIEKANKAAELAVKKYCSVHDMLAAGGVEITYEIKIIS, translated from the coding sequence ATGCAAGTTAAATTACAACGTGTAAATCAGGCGTCGCATTACGAAGCTACGGCACCTTCTTCGGAAGTAAAAGTTCATATTGATGGTCCAGCTTCTATTGGTGGAGAAGGAAAAGGCTCAAGTCCAATGGAAATGGTTTTGATGGCTTTGGGTGGTTGTAGTGTTTTTGATTTAGGTGAGATTTTAAAGAAACAACGTCAAGAAATTGAAGATATTCAGGTAGATGTTGTCGGAAATAGAAGAGAGGAAGCACCAAGAATTTATACAGATATTCATATTACATTTACTTTAAAAGGTAATATTGATATTGAAAAAGCAAATAAAGCTGCCGAATTAGCTGTAAAAAAATATTGCAGTGTTCACGATATGTTAGCTGCTGGCGGAGTTGAAATAACTTACGAAATCAAGATAATTTCATAA
- a CDS encoding dipeptidyl-peptidase 3 family protein, whose protein sequence is MKKSFVLSAIALTSILASCSTQNKTQNSAEVETKINDFKPQYYAEYTLKTDLSHLSTNEKDIIRLMIKAADIMDDLFWQQAYGAKIDITDATKGEMLDYVKINYGPWDRLDNEKPFVPGFGSKPAGAMFYPTDMTKVEFEAANLPDGKSNYTLVKRNRDGKLYTVPYHVNYKNQLQNAAGYLVKASELAEDPGLKKYLQLRAAALLNDDFYASDLAWMDMKNSNLDIVVGPIETYEDQLFGYKASYSSYVLVKDVEWSKKLAKFVQYLPELQENLPVNAKYKAEKPGTDSDLNAYDVIYYAGDCNAGGKTIAINLPNDERVQLEKGTRRLQLKNAMQAKFDQILVPIANVLIDESQQKNIKFDAFFSNVMFHEVAHGLGIKNTINGKGSVREALKETQSGLEEGKADILGLYMVNQLLKKGELEGSQEDYFVTFLAGIFRSVRFGASSAHGQANMVCFNYFAEKGAFEKLPNGRYKVNVAKMEQAMNGLSELILTLQGNGDYEGVKNLMATKGKIGSDLQKDLDRINASNVPVDIKFKQGLEVLGL, encoded by the coding sequence ATGAAAAAATCATTTGTATTGAGTGCGATTGCTTTAACTTCAATTTTAGCATCATGCTCAACTCAAAATAAGACTCAAAATTCTGCTGAAGTGGAAACAAAAATAAACGATTTTAAACCTCAATATTACGCTGAATATACTTTAAAGACAGATTTATCGCATTTATCTACTAATGAAAAAGACATTATTCGATTAATGATAAAAGCTGCTGATATAATGGATGATCTATTTTGGCAACAAGCTTATGGTGCAAAAATAGATATTACAGATGCGACAAAAGGTGAAATGCTTGATTATGTTAAAATCAATTACGGACCTTGGGATCGTTTAGACAATGAAAAACCTTTTGTTCCTGGATTTGGTTCAAAACCAGCTGGTGCAATGTTTTATCCTACGGATATGACGAAAGTAGAATTTGAAGCGGCTAATTTACCTGATGGGAAGTCAAATTACACATTAGTAAAACGTAATCGTGATGGAAAATTATATACAGTTCCTTATCATGTAAATTACAAAAATCAATTGCAAAATGCTGCTGGTTACTTAGTAAAAGCATCCGAATTAGCTGAAGATCCAGGACTTAAAAAATATTTACAATTACGTGCCGCTGCTTTATTGAATGATGATTTCTATGCTAGTGATTTAGCTTGGATGGATATGAAAAATTCAAATTTGGACATCGTTGTTGGTCCGATTGAAACTTACGAAGATCAATTATTTGGATACAAAGCTTCGTATTCTTCTTACGTTTTAGTGAAAGATGTTGAATGGTCTAAGAAGTTGGCAAAATTCGTTCAGTATTTACCGGAATTACAAGAAAATTTACCAGTTAATGCAAAATATAAAGCGGAGAAACCAGGAACTGATTCAGATTTGAATGCGTATGACGTGATTTATTATGCTGGTGATTGCAACGCTGGTGGAAAAACTATCGCAATTAATTTACCAAATGATGAACGTGTACAATTGGAAAAAGGTACGCGTCGCTTGCAATTAAAAAATGCAATGCAAGCAAAATTTGATCAAATTTTGGTTCCGATTGCAAATGTTTTAATTGACGAATCACAACAAAAGAATATTAAGTTTGATGCATTTTTCTCGAATGTGATGTTTCATGAAGTTGCACACGGATTAGGAATTAAAAACACAATTAATGGTAAAGGTTCAGTTCGTGAAGCGTTAAAAGAAACTCAATCTGGATTAGAAGAAGGTAAAGCTGATATTCTTGGTTTATATATGGTAAATCAATTATTGAAAAAAGGTGAATTAGAAGGATCTCAAGAAGATTATTTCGTGACATTTTTAGCTGGAATTTTCCGTTCGGTAAGATTCGGTGCAAGTTCAGCTCACGGACAAGCGAATATGGTTTGTTTTAATTATTTTGCTGAAAAAGGTGCCTTCGAGAAATTGCCAAATGGACGTTATAAAGTAAACGTAGCCAAAATGGAACAAGCTATGAATGGCCTTTCTGAATTAATCTTAACGTTACAAGGAAACGGAGATTATGAAGGTGTAAAAAACTTAATGGCAACTAAAGGAAAAATTGGGTCTGATTTACAAAAAGATTTAGATAGAATAAATGCTTCTAACGTTCCTGTTGATATTAAATTCAAACAAGGATTAGAAGTTTTAGGCTTATAA
- a CDS encoding Rossmann-fold NAD(P)-binding domain-containing protein, whose protein sequence is MMKNTVLITGANSFIAKHIIPLLEGKYNLKFLTRNPKLENEYLWDVANEMMDENALDDVDYIIHLAGAKLNDGTPLTDEQKK, encoded by the coding sequence ATGATGAAAAATACAGTTTTAATTACGGGGGCAAATAGTTTTATTGCAAAACATATCATTCCATTATTGGAAGGAAAATATAATTTAAAATTTTTAACACGAAATCCAAAACTTGAGAATGAGTATCTGTGGGATGTAGCTAATGAAATGATGGATGAAAATGCATTAGACGATGTAGATTACATTATTCATTTAGCTGGTGCAAAATTAAATGACGGAACACCATTAACTGATGAACAAAAAAAATAA
- a CDS encoding DUF1731 domain-containing protein encodes MIREKLIARNQTIKGFVSASAIGYYGFHDDTLEIDENGKKGIGFAADLSDDWEKAADLFKTNGVATNVAKIRVSLVLGKENGIFPLYVSMLKQNKLEALENNIQSVPWNHVEDMAGIFAFAVKHNLDGVYNSVAPQAVSQFNIYQAILNELNSGENQILQPFHGKHLVAKKIQEAGYQFKFPSIESAVKDILSKL; translated from the coding sequence TTGATCAGAGAAAAATTAATTGCGAGAAATCAAACAATTAAAGGCTTTGTGTCAGCTTCAGCAATTGGATACTATGGTTTTCATGATGATACGCTTGAAATTGATGAAAATGGAAAAAAAGGAATTGGGTTTGCAGCTGATTTAAGTGATGATTGGGAAAAAGCAGCAGATTTATTCAAAACGAACGGAGTTGCGACAAACGTTGCTAAAATAAGAGTTTCATTGGTGTTAGGTAAGGAAAACGGAATTTTTCCATTATATGTTTCAATGCTAAAACAAAACAAATTGGAAGCTTTGGAAAATAATATACAATCGGTTCCATGGAATCATGTGGAAGATATGGCCGGAATATTCGCTTTTGCAGTCAAACATAATTTAGATGGAGTTTATAATTCTGTTGCACCGCAAGCAGTTTCTCAGTTTAATATTTACCAAGCAATTTTAAATGAATTGAATTCAGGTGAAAATCAAATTTTACAACCATTTCATGGTAAACATTTAGTAGCAAAAAAAATTCAAGAAGCCGGTTATCAATTCAAATTTCCATCAATTGAATCGGCAGTTAAAGATATTCTATCAAAATTATAA
- a CDS encoding GNAT family N-acetyltransferase, translating into MNFTIRIATTNDIDTIWKLLQQGIEKRKNEGSNQWQDGYPNPEVVANDIKNSYGLVINNDQNEIVGYIAMIDEIEPAYEDLIGNWKSEKGSKYMVLHRLIVDQNNPIKGLATWIMKEVENLVLAKEIRTIKVDTNFDNEGMLRVFEKLNYHYCGKVYFRGSERLAFEKII; encoded by the coding sequence ATGAATTTTACGATTAGAATAGCTACAACAAATGATATCGATACCATCTGGAAATTATTACAGCAAGGAATAGAAAAGCGCAAAAATGAAGGCAGTAATCAATGGCAAGATGGTTACCCAAATCCTGAGGTTGTTGCAAACGATATTAAGAACAGCTATGGTTTAGTTATTAATAATGACCAAAATGAAATTGTTGGGTATATCGCCATGATAGATGAAATTGAACCTGCTTATGAAGATTTAATTGGGAATTGGAAATCAGAAAAAGGAAGTAAATATATGGTGTTGCATCGTTTAATTGTTGATCAAAATAATCCAATTAAAGGATTAGCAACTTGGATTATGAAAGAAGTTGAAAATTTAGTTTTAGCTAAAGAAATTCGAACAATAAAAGTTGATACAAATTTTGATAATGAAGGAATGCTTCGTGTTTTCGAAAAATTAAATTATCACTATTGTGGAAAGGTATATTTTAGAGGGAGTGAACGATTAGCTTTTGAAAAAATTATTTAA
- the tamL gene encoding translocation and assembly module lipoprotein TamL produces MKKSIEIVNKTLLGVISFFAISSCSNTQFLQEDEKLYVGADIEIVGDSLSKKEKSQLKTELESRIIPKPNSSFLGLRPQLYIYNITSEPKNEKGLRHWLKYKIGEAPVLMSQVDTEFNNEILTSYASNVGYFNAIAKDDTIVKNKKASVNYVVQPKARYFINKVNFPTDTLQTINKEITNTQRRSLLRKGRPYNLNTIISERERIDERLKEKGFYYFHPDNIILKADSISTQNQVELSVQLKENTPTIAKQQYTIDNIFVFPDYNITDLKKNIYQIPLEKDSLTLNQEDNFYMIDPYKKFKPKIFERALQFKKGELYNRTDHNLTLNRLVNLGVFKFVNNQFIISDSINNKFDAYYMLTPREFQSLRLELLGRTNSANYGGGEINLNWTHRNLLRGAEQLKATIFGAFDMQLGGPKDANNIFRMGTNVEFSIPRIIAPFRFHTSGAYIPRTNVTLAYEYLNRTRLYALHNFNTSFGYQWKENARKDHDLKVLEVTLVKPDNVSDEYYNQIYDEFGNIINPQLKRVVDKQLIFGPRYSYTYTTTMLPRKNTIYYRGMVDLSANLTGLISGANIEKGNQKEIFNIPFSQYAKMEHDFRFFHKFNRKTSIATRFIGGIALPYGNSEFVPFSKQFFVGGSNSIRAFRARTLGPGSYDPRNQNANFYFDQAGDIKLELNAEYRMNLFKFLNLGFFVDAGNIWTVNEEPTLPGGKFSKDFINEIAIGTGLGVRLDFSLLILRFDFAMPLRVPYYEKNDRWTFDKIDFSDKDWRKDNLILNIAIGYPF; encoded by the coding sequence ATGAAAAAATCAATAGAAATAGTAAACAAAACTTTATTAGGTGTAATTTCATTTTTTGCAATTTCCTCATGTAGCAATACTCAATTTCTGCAAGAAGACGAAAAATTATATGTTGGTGCTGATATAGAAATTGTTGGCGATTCGTTATCTAAAAAAGAAAAATCTCAATTAAAAACTGAATTAGAAAGTCGAATTATTCCAAAACCAAATTCAAGTTTTTTAGGATTACGACCTCAACTTTACATATACAATATCACAAGTGAACCGAAAAATGAAAAAGGTTTACGCCATTGGTTAAAATATAAAATTGGTGAAGCACCTGTTTTAATGAGCCAAGTTGATACTGAATTCAATAATGAGATTCTGACGAGTTACGCTTCTAATGTTGGCTATTTTAATGCAATCGCTAAAGATGATACAATTGTAAAAAACAAAAAAGCTTCGGTAAATTATGTCGTTCAACCAAAAGCGAGATATTTTATCAATAAGGTTAATTTTCCAACTGATACATTGCAAACCATTAACAAAGAGATTACCAATACACAAAGAAGATCACTTCTAAGAAAAGGTAGACCATACAACTTAAATACGATAATTTCTGAACGTGAACGTATTGATGAACGTTTAAAAGAAAAAGGATTTTACTACTTTCATCCTGATAATATTATTTTGAAAGCCGACAGTATTTCTACTCAAAATCAGGTTGAATTATCTGTTCAATTAAAAGAAAATACGCCAACTATTGCGAAACAACAATACACAATAGATAATATTTTTGTGTTTCCTGATTACAATATAACTGATTTGAAAAAAAATATTTATCAAATTCCGTTAGAAAAAGACTCTTTGACTTTAAATCAGGAAGATAATTTTTATATGATTGATCCGTATAAAAAATTCAAACCTAAAATTTTTGAACGTGCCTTACAATTCAAAAAAGGAGAATTATATAATCGCACCGATCACAATTTGACTCTGAATCGATTGGTTAATCTTGGAGTTTTCAAATTTGTAAACAATCAATTTATAATTTCAGATTCTATTAATAATAAATTTGATGCGTATTATATGCTTACACCTCGCGAATTTCAATCACTTCGATTGGAATTATTAGGGCGTACAAATTCAGCAAATTATGGTGGTGGTGAAATTAATTTAAATTGGACACATCGTAATTTACTTCGTGGTGCTGAACAATTAAAAGCTACAATTTTTGGTGCGTTCGATATGCAATTAGGTGGACCAAAAGACGCCAATAACATTTTCCGTATGGGGACAAATGTAGAATTTTCAATTCCTCGAATTATTGCTCCTTTTAGGTTTCATACTTCCGGTGCGTACATTCCGCGTACAAACGTTACTTTGGCGTACGAATATCTTAACAGAACTCGCCTTTATGCTTTACATAATTTTAATACTTCCTTTGGATATCAATGGAAAGAGAACGCGAGAAAAGATCACGATTTAAAAGTTTTAGAAGTTACGTTGGTAAAACCCGATAATGTTTCGGACGAATATTATAATCAGATTTATGATGAATTTGGGAATATTATCAATCCGCAATTAAAACGAGTGGTAGATAAACAATTAATTTTCGGACCAAGATATTCTTACACTTACACAACAACCATGTTGCCTCGAAAAAACACCATTTATTATCGTGGTATGGTTGATTTATCAGCAAATTTAACTGGTTTAATTTCGGGTGCGAATATTGAAAAAGGCAATCAGAAAGAAATCTTCAACATTCCTTTCAGCCAATATGCAAAGATGGAACACGATTTTAGATTTTTCCACAAATTTAATCGCAAAACATCTATCGCAACACGCTTTATCGGAGGAATTGCTTTACCGTACGGAAACTCAGAATTTGTTCCATTTTCAAAACAATTTTTTGTTGGAGGAAGCAATAGTATCCGAGCGTTTAGAGCAAGAACTCTTGGTCCAGGTTCTTACGATCCGCGCAATCAAAATGCAAATTTTTACTTTGACCAAGCGGGTGATATTAAGTTAGAATTGAATGCAGAATATCGAATGAATTTGTTTAAATTTTTAAACTTAGGATTTTTTGTTGATGCTGGTAATATTTGGACAGTAAACGAAGAACCAACATTACCAGGTGGAAAATTTTCCAAAGATTTTATAAATGAAATCGCTATTGGTACAGGTTTAGGTGTTCGTCTTGATTTTAGTTTATTAATTCTACGTTTCGATTTTGCGATGCCATTACGAGTTCCATATTACGAGAAAAACGATCGTTGGACTTTTGATAAAATTGATTTTTCAGATAAAGATTGGCGAAAAGATAATCTAATTCTAAATATAGCAATAGGTTATCCTTTCTAG